In Nicotiana tabacum cultivar K326 chromosome 17, ASM71507v2, whole genome shotgun sequence, one DNA window encodes the following:
- the LOC107826308 gene encoding uncharacterized protein LOC107826308 — protein sequence MPLYAKFLKKILSSKRKLEEVSAVKLTEKCSAILQNKLPHKLGGPGSFTIPCIVGGTHFEKALCDSGASIDLMPFSILRKLELGEMKDTGVSFQLADQRRAIIDVHQGQLILRVDEERVIFDMQKMIKFPGDESSSSCFQIDLLNDLVDEYKDNQLIIDSLERYFARSGTISDDNPIIREKTEMLEKESKNEKVSQEGVQLKIKLKDLSSHLKYVFLELESFPVIISSSLTIEHESKLIGVVRKHKRALEWTIADIKGIRLAICKHMILMENDYKPIVQPQRRLNPAMQEVIKKEMVKLAASIIYLISDSPWPQEKTIFLCPLLTKCLKEVQATVFTIFLIDILGIIRYQSRENHIHMPPRKAFEILKKELTNAPIVVSPDWRQPFEIMCDASVTVVGAILGQKRDKIIRPIYYASRTLNEAQKNYATTEKELLAVEFGFDKFRSYLIGTKVIIYTDHEALKFLLAKKDARPRLLRWILFL from the exons ATGCCTTTATATGCTAAATTTCTCAAAAaaattttgtcaagtaaaagaaaattggaagaagtttcagCGGTTAAGCTTACAGAAAAATGTagtgctatacttcaaaataagctcCCACATAAACTTGGTGGTCCGGGAAGTTTTACAATTCCTTGTATTGTGGGAGGTACTCACTTTGAAAAGGCGTTATGTGATTCAGGTGCTTCAATAGATCTAATGCCTTTTTCAATTTTGCGAAAATTAGAACTTGGTGAAATGAAAGATACTGGTGTGTCTTTTCAATTAGCTGATCAAA GAAGAGCAATTATTGATGTTCATCAAGGACAATTAATATTGCGAGTTGATGAGGAAAGAGTAATTTTTGACATGCAGAAAATGATTAAATTTCCTGGGGATGAGTCATCATCATCTTGTTTTCAAATTGACTTACTAAATGACCTTGTAGATGAATACAAAGATAATCAGTTAATTATTGATTCATTAGAGAGATATTTCGCTAGGTCAGGTACCATAAGTGATGACAACCCCATAATTAGAGAAAAAACTGAAATGCTGGAAAAAGAGtcaaaaaatgagaaagtctCACAAGAAGGAGTTCAATTAAAAATTAAACTCAAAGATCTTTCTTCTCATTTAAAATATGTGTTTCTTGAACTTGAATCATTTCCAGTAATCATTTCATCTTCTTTGACTATAGAACATGAAAGCAAACTGATTGGAGTCGTgagaaaacacaaaagagccttaGAGTGGACTATAGCCGACATCAAAGGAATCCGTCTAGCTATTTGTAAGCACATGATTCTTATGGAGAATGATTATAAGCCAATAGTCCAACCCCAAAGGAGACTGAATCCAGCAATGCAGGAAGTTATCAAGAAAGAAATGGTGAAACTAGCAGCAAGTATCATTTATCTAATATCTGACAGTCCTTGG CCACaagaaaagaccattttcctttgccctttattgaccaaatgcttgaaaGAGGTTCAAGCTACGGTTTTTACTATTTTCTTGATAGATATTCTTGGTATAATAAGATACCAATCAAGAGAAAACCACATTCACATGCCCCCAAG GAAAGCATTTGAGATTCTCAAGAAAGAATTGACTAATGCTCCAATTGTTGTTTCTCCTGACTGGAGACAACCCTTTGAAataatgtgtgatgcaagtgtTACAGTAGTAGGAGCGATATTGGGACAAAAGAGAGACAAGATCATCAGACCTATCTACTACGCCAGTAGAACACTTAATGAAGCTCAAAAGAATTATGCTACAACTGAGAAGGAACTACTAGCAGTAGAATTTGGGTTTGACAAATTTCGTTCCTATTTGATAGGAACAAAGGTTATAATTTATACTGATCACGAAGCTTTAAAGTTCCTCTTAGCAAAGAAAGATGCTAGACCTAGATTACTAAGATGGATACTCTTTTTGTAA